CCAGCTACTCGCCCGAGCACGGCGACTTCACCGCCGGCGCGGCCATGTCGCAGCAGATCGTCCACGACCTGTTCACCAACACCCTCGAAGCGGCCCGCATCCTGGGCGACACGCCCGACTTCCGCCGCCGTGTCGAAGACGCGCTGAACCGGCTCGATCCCGGTCTGCGCATCGGCTCCTGGGGCCAACTCCAGGAGTGGAAGGAGGACTTGGACGACCCCACCGACACCCACCGGCACGTCTCGCACCTGTTCGCCCTCCACCCCGGACGGCAGATCGGACCCGGCAGCGAGTGGGCCGAGGCCGCCAAGGTCTCCCTGACCGCGCGCGGGGACGGCGGCACCGGCTGGTCCAAGGCGTGGAAGATCAACTTCTGGGCGCGGCTGCGCGACGGCGACCACGCCCACAAGATGCTCGGCGAACAGCTCAAGTCCTCGACGCTGCCCAACCTCTGGGACACCCACCCGCCGTTCCAGATCGACGGCAACTTCGGCGCCACCTCCGGCATCGTGGAGATGCTCCTGCAGAGCCAGTACGACGCCATCGAGGTGCTGCCCGCCCTGCCCTCCTCCTGGCCGACCGGCGCGGTGCACGGCCTGCGAGCGCGCGGCGGCGCCACCCTCGACATCGAGTGGGCGGCCGGCCGGGCGACCCGCATCGCCCTGAAGGCGTCCCGGACCCGTGAACTCACCGTACGCAGCGACCTGTTCAAGAACGGGGAACTGACCTTCAAGGCGGTCGCCGGCCGACGGTACACCTGGAAGAAGGAGGACTGACCCCGGCTAGGAACCCGACGACACCACCCGCACATCCGCCGCCCGCACGAACCCCACCCGGTGGCCGAACTGGATCTCGTAGTAGAGGTCCTTGCCCACCACGACCCGGTGGGGCCCGGCGAAGGTCACGGCGTAGTAGTACTCGCCCGGCACTCTGTCGCCCACCGCGTACCGCTGGCCCGCGGGCAAGGTGTACGGCAGCGGCGACACCGCCTGGGCGGGTACGTCCGCCGGATAGGCGGAGGCCTCGGGGTAGGCGCGCCCGTACACCGGGACGCTCCTGAGGCCGTCCTTGGGCGTCGCCACGAGGCCGGTGGCGTTCACCGCGGTCGGGTTCTGCTTCGGGTTCCTGAACCATGCCTTCTGGCCCAGGTACCAGATCGCCGTCCAGTCGCCGTCCCGGCCGGCGACCGCGTACTGCTGACCGGTCGAAACCCGCGAGGACAGGTCGTTCACCCCGGTGGTCGGGGTCGAGCCCAGGCCGACGTCCTTGATCAGCGGATACGACTCGCCGGGCCCCGAGTACAGCCGCACCGCGCTCGAACCGTGGTCCGCGCAGGGCTGCCCCGCAGAGACGCAGCCGGTGTACCGGGGCCGGTTGGTGGTGTAGTCGGGGCGGATCGTCACCAGGCCGCCGTTCGGGCCCGCGGTGGCCGCGAAGGGGCGGCCGAGCAGTTCGAAGTAGTGCCGCCAGTCCCAGTACGGGCCCGGGTCGGTGTGCATGCCGCTGACCGTCGACGCGGTCGGACCCGGCACGTTGTCGTGGCCGAGGATGTGCTGCCGGTCCAGCGGGATGCCGTACTTCTTCGCCAGGTACGTCACCAGGCGTGCCGAGGACCGGTACATCGCCTCCGTGTACCAGGCGTCCGGCCGCGCCAGGAAACCCTCGTGCTCCAGACCGATCGACTTGGCGTTGACGTACCAGTTGCCCGCGTGCCAGGCGACGTCCTTGGCCTTCACATGCTGGGCGATGTGCCCGTCCGTGGAGCGCAGTGTGTATTGCCACGACACATAGGTCGGGTCCTGCACCATGGTGAGGACTCCCTCCCAGGCGCCCTCCGTGTCGTGGATGACGATGTAGTCGATGCCGGGGGAGGCCGGACGATCGGCCAGGTCGTGGTTGCCGTAGTCGCCGTCCCCGAACTGCTTGTAGGGCGCCGGGATCCACTCGCAGGACACCGTCGTCGGGCATTCCGTCCCCGCGGAATCGAGCGTCCGCAACCCCGCCCGCCGCAGCTGCCCGGTGTCGGGGGAGAGGCGCGGCTGAGCGGCCAGGGCGACCAGCTGGCCCGCGTCCGTGGCGCGCTTCTGGCCGGTGCGCAGCACGTCGTAGACGTCGTCGGCGTACGCCCGCGCCGTCGCCGTGTCCTCGGCGCCGGAGAAGCGGGCCACCGCGCCGTACCAGTCCGCCGGGTCGGAACTCAGCGGTGCACCCAGCTCCTTCTGCGCGGCGGCGAGCAGGGCGGCACCGCCGGCCACATTGGCGGCCGGGTCCGTACGCAGCTGCTGGGCGCTCAGTCCGGTCAGTTCGGCCGCCTTCGGCAACGTCCGGAGGCGGGCCGGGATCTCCGAGGTCTTCGGCGGCTTCGCCTCGGGGAGCAGGGGCGCGCGGGCGCTGTCGCCGCGTGCGTCCTCCGAGCCGTCGCTGTGGTGCGGCGGCCCCTCGGCGAGCGCGGTGCGGGCGTCGGTGAGGTGCATCGGGCCGTAACCGCCGGTCGCACTGGGCGCCCCGGCATGCGCGTCCCAGCGGGACTGCAGATAGGAGACGCCGAGCAGCACGCTCTGCGGCACGTGGTACTCGGCGGCCGCGGAGGCGAAGGCCGACTGCAGACGGCCCTCCGAGTTCCGGGCATCGGACGGGGCCGCGCCCAGCAGCGGGAACAGCAGTGCCGCAGCGGCCATGGCGGTGACGGATCCTCGCAATGCAGCCTCCAGGGACGGTCGGGCGCGATGAGCCGTGCGGGGCCGGGAGTGTGTTTGTGGTACCGGCTGTCCGACGATCCGCCAATCATGCCGACCGGCAGGTGAGTAGCCCTGCAAATCGAGGGTCCCGGGAGTTTCGCGGCGCGGCCTGCGGGAGGAAGACTTCGTGGCCGTACACACGGCAGTCCGCGGTGCGCCGCTGTCCAGCGCGCACCGCGGACTGCCGTCCCCGTCAACGAGTGCCGACCGCCGCGCGCACGGCCCTCCGGGCCAGCTGGCAGTCGTCGTGCAGCCGCCTCAGCAACAGCCGCTGTTCCTCGCCGGACGGCGCAGCACCCGGGTGGGCCATTCCCGGTGCCGCCGGGGTCGGAGCGTCGTGCATCGAACGCTGCACGGCCGTCTCATAGGTACGGATCTCCCGGGTCAGCACGAGCATCAGGTTCACCAGGAACGCGTCCCGTGAAGCCGGGCCCGCCGACTGCGCGATCTGGCTGATCTGCCGTCGGGCCGCCGGTGCGTCCCCGAGCACCGACCACAGCGTCGCCAGGTCGTAACCCGGCAGGTACCAGCCCGCGTGCTCCCAGTCCACCAGCACTGGACCGGCCGGTGAGAGCAGGATGTTCGAGAGCAGTGCGTCGCCGTGGCAGAACTGGCCCATGCCCTGTCGGCCCGCGGTCGCCGCGATGCCGTGCAGCAGCTTCTGCAGATCGCCCATGTCCCGGTCGGTGAGCAGCCCCAGCTCATGGAACCGGGAGATCCGGGTCGCGTAGTCCAGCGGAGCGTCGAACGTGCCCGCCGGTGGCCGCCACGCGTTGAGCCGGCAGATCGCTCCGAGTGCCGCCCTGATGTCCGCACGCGGCGGCGCCTCCAACGGGTGCCGCTGCAGTGCCGCCACCCGGCCCGGCATCCGCTCGATGACGAGTGTGCAGTTGTCCGGATCCGCTGCGATCAGTCTCGGCACGCGCACCGGTGGGCGGTGCCGGACGAACGAGCGGTATGCCGCTATTTCGTGCCGGATCCGCTCGGCCCACGCCGGCGAGTGGTCGAGTAAACACTTGGCGACGGCCGTGCTGCGTCCGGTCGTGCCGACCAGGAGCACGGACCGCCCATTGCGGCGCAGCACCTGCACCGGAGCGAACTCCGGGCAGATCCGGTGCACCGACGCGATCGCCGTGCGCAGCTGGGCGCCCTGGGGGCCGGACAAGTCGAGTCTCCCGCTGAGCGGTTGGGTGCCGAGCCCCGCGGGGCGCCGCGGTCGGCCCGCACCGAGTACGGGGGGACCGCCGGCCGCGCGGGGTCGAGGTAGGGGCCGCCGCCCGCCGGGCGGGGGCGCAGCGACCTGGGCGGGGCGGACACGGAGGACGATGCTGCGTACATGGGAGAAACAGATCCCTTCGTGTGCCTGCGAAGTCAAAGCGCCGCCCGAGCCGGCCGCCCGGGTACACCCTGGGGAATGCACCAGCCGTAGCTGGAGGGCGACCGGGTCGGGGTGGCGCGTTCCTACCTGACACCCGATGCCCAGTGGCACACCATCTGGCGCACCCTGGCGAACCCTGGCGAATAGTCCTGGGGCAACCCTCACCGGGCTACTGTCAACTCAGCCGAGAACCTGGGGGCTTGACGTGAGCGGAGAACCCAACACCCGCCTGGCGGACCTGTTCGGCCTGGCCGGCTGGTCCAAGGGCGAACTCGCGAGGCTGGTCAACCGGCAGGCGGCGGCCATGGGCCACCCCCAGCTGGCGACCGACACCTCGCGGGTGCGGCGGTGGATCGACATGGGAGAGATCCCGCGCGATCCCGTGCCGCGGGTGCTGGCGGCCCTGTTCACCGAGCGTCTCGGCCGTGTCGTGACCATCGAGGACCTCGGTCTGGTCCGGCACGGGCGTGCGGGGAAACGGCAGGACGGCGGGAGTGTGGAGCATCCCGACGGTGTGCCGTGGGCGCCCGAGCGGACGGCTGCGGTCCTCACCGAATTCACGGGAATGGACCTCATGCTCAACCGACGCGGCTTGGTGGGCGCGGGTGCCGCGCTCGCCGCGGGATCCGCACTCAGCAGCGCCATGCACGACTGGCTGCACACCGACCCGGCCCTCAAGGCCGACGCCCCCCAGTTCGACGACCCGTTGCATGTCGACCCCGCTGGGTTCGACCGCTACGAGGCCGCCCCCATCGGATCGCAGGAGATCGAGGAACTGGAGCGCTCGGTCGAGGTGTTCCGGGCCTGGGACGCGGCCCGCGGCGGCGGGCTCCAGCGCAAGGCGGTCGTAGGCCAACTCAACGAGGTGGGCGGCATGCTCGCCTACCGACACCCCGAACATCTGCAGCGGCGCCTGTGGGGCGTCGCCGCCAACCTCGCCGTCCTCGCTGGCTGGATGTCGCACGACGTCGGCCTGGAGCCCACGGCCCAGAAGTACTTCGTCATCGCCGCCCACGCGGCCAGAGAAGGCGGTGACCGGC
Above is a window of Streptomyces sp. DT2A-34 DNA encoding:
- a CDS encoding N-acetylmuramoyl-L-alanine amidase encodes the protein MAAAALLFPLLGAAPSDARNSEGRLQSAFASAAAEYHVPQSVLLGVSYLQSRWDAHAGAPSATGGYGPMHLTDARTALAEGPPHHSDGSEDARGDSARAPLLPEAKPPKTSEIPARLRTLPKAAELTGLSAQQLRTDPAANVAGGAALLAAAQKELGAPLSSDPADWYGAVARFSGAEDTATARAYADDVYDVLRTGQKRATDAGQLVALAAQPRLSPDTGQLRRAGLRTLDSAGTECPTTVSCEWIPAPYKQFGDGDYGNHDLADRPASPGIDYIVIHDTEGAWEGVLTMVQDPTYVSWQYTLRSTDGHIAQHVKAKDVAWHAGNWYVNAKSIGLEHEGFLARPDAWYTEAMYRSSARLVTYLAKKYGIPLDRQHILGHDNVPGPTASTVSGMHTDPGPYWDWRHYFELLGRPFAATAGPNGGLVTIRPDYTTNRPRYTGCVSAGQPCADHGSSAVRLYSGPGESYPLIKDVGLGSTPTTGVNDLSSRVSTGQQYAVAGRDGDWTAIWYLGQKAWFRNPKQNPTAVNATGLVATPKDGLRSVPVYGRAYPEASAYPADVPAQAVSPLPYTLPAGQRYAVGDRVPGEYYYAVTFAGPHRVVVGKDLYYEIQFGHRVGFVRAADVRVVSSGS